One segment of Brassica napus cultivar Da-Ae chromosome C3, Da-Ae, whole genome shotgun sequence DNA contains the following:
- the BNAC03G23620D gene encoding uncharacterized protein BNAC03G23620D, with the protein MEYKHFSHPHNLILQQFQTTTPSDSLVICSGCESSISESATAYICSTCDFKLHEQCGNAVRGIQHPSHSGLHHLTLVPYTTYSAGTFLCRACGCTGGKGFSYCCPLCDFDLHVQCAQLPHVLVHDSHPLHSLLLVYNSTPPAMPFTQFGYVNQLVCNLCNVGMDGRFWSYNCYACNYHVHASCAVNKTKPVAAASAVEKCGTTSDEGGAVSGESVPAQGLETEQTQQPAATAEQVEDPALRQQLELQRLQLELDMSSALANMIGSFNLSSLV; encoded by the coding sequence ATGGAGTACAAACATTTTAGCCATCCACACAATCTAATCCTCCAACAGTTTCAGACAACTACACCCTCAGATTCTTTAGTCATTTGCTCAGGCTGTGAATCATCCATCTCTGAATCTGCAACCGCATACATCTGTTCAACATGTGACTTCAAACTCCATGAGCAATGTGGAAACGCAGTGCGTGGGATCCAACACCCTTCCCACTCGGGGCTCCACCACTTGACTCTAGTCCCTTACACCACTTACAGCGCTGGTACCTTCCTCTGCAGAGCCTGTGGCTGCACTGGAGGTAAAGGGTTCTCTTACTGTTGTCCTTTGTGTGACTTTGACCTCCATGTCCAATGCGCTCAGTTGCCTCACGTTTTGGTTCATGACTCTCACCCTCTCCATAGTCTTCTTCTTGTTTACAACAGTACTCCTCCTGCTATGCCTTTTACTCAGTTTGGTTACGTGAATCAGCTTGTCTGTAATCTCTGTAACGTGGGTATGGATGGTAGGTTTTGGTCTTATAACTGTTATGCTTGTAACTATCATGTTCATGCTTCATGTGCTGTGAATAAAACCAAACCAGTGGCTGCTGCCTCTGCTGTTGAGAAATGTGGGACAACAAGTGATGAAGGAGGGGCAGTGAGCGGTGAATCTGTTCCTGCTCAGGGTTTGGAGACGGAGCAGACTCAACAACCAGCTGCAACAGCAGAGCAAGTCGAAGATCCAGCTTTGAGGCAACAGCTTGAACTTCAAAGGCTTCAGCTTGAGCTAGATATGAGTTCTGCTCTCGCAAACATGATTGGCTCCTTCAATCTCAGTTCTCTCGTTTGA
- the LOC106385468 gene encoding nudix hydrolase 23, chloroplastic, with protein MLKAVQILGWSSGLTIISQRLTRTRNSSSISLKLSAFSSSSRRILSFNPTRMSSSLPGSDPLPNSQTFVSVQSSGDVRKIKFCQWCGGPTKHEIPDGEEKLRAICTHCGKIAYQNPKMVVGCLIVHEEKVLLCKRNIQPSHGLWTLPAGYLEVGESAAEGAMRETWEEAGATVDVISPFAQLDIPLIGQTYVIFLARLKNLDFAPGPESLECRLFGLDEIPFDSLAFSSIYVTLNLYLEDLKKGKVKFQYGTINKRPGSSPSDIRAFTLDYHLQP; from the exons ATGCTCAAGGCCGTCCAGATCCTGGGCTGGTCATCAGGGTTAACCATCATCTCACAGAGATTAACTAGGACCCGTAACTCCTCAAGCATCTCCCTCAAGCTCTCAGCTTTCTCCTCCTCTTCTCGGAGAATCCTCTCCTTCAACCCGACCCGAATGTCTTCCTCGCTACCCGGGTCAGACCCACTTCCCAATTCTCAGACTTTCGTCTCTGTTCAGTCATCC GGAGATGTTCGTAAGATTAAGTTCTGTCAATGGTGTGGAGGTCCTACGAAGCATGAGATACCCGACGGAGAAGAGAAACTACGAGCTATTTGCACACATTGCGGCAAAATCGCTTACCAGAATCCTAAGATG GTTGTAGGTTGTCTTATCGTTCATGAAGAAAAGGTTTTACTTTGCAAACGTAACATTCAACCTTCACACGGTCTATG GACTCTACCTGCTGGTTATCTAGAGGTTGGAGAGTCAGCTGCAGAAGGAGCAATGAGGGAAACTTGGGAAGAAGCAGGAGCTACTGTGGATGTCATTTCACCTTTTGCTCAACTTGATATTCCTCTTATTGGCCAA ACATATGTTATATTCTTGGCAAGACTGAAGAATCTGGATTTTGCACCTGGTCCTGAGTCATTAGAGTGTCGTCTTTTCGGACTAGATGAGATACCGTTTGATTCCCTGGCTTTTTCATCTATATATGTTACCTTAAACTTG TACTTGGAAGATCTTAAAAAGGGGAAAGTAAAGTTCCAATATGGTACTATAAACAAAAG GCCTGGAAGTAGTCCTTCTGATATTCGTGCTTTTACTCTTGATTACCATTTGCAGCCATGA